One window from the genome of Lynx canadensis isolate LIC74 chromosome E3, mLynCan4.pri.v2, whole genome shotgun sequence encodes:
- the SRRM2 gene encoding serine/arginine repetitive matrix protein 2 isoform X6 — MLLEKDVNPGGKEETPGQRPAVTETHQLAELNEKKNERLRAAFGISDSYVDGSSFDPQRRAREAKQPAPEPPKPYSLVRESSSSRSPTPKQKKKKKKKDRGRRSESSSPRRERKKSSKKKKHRSESESKKRKHRSPTPKSKRKSKDKKRKRSRSTTPAPKSRRAHRSTSADSASSSDTSRSRSRSAAAKTHTITLTGRSPSPVSGRRGEGDAPSKEQGTTNTGQPSSPEPSTKQPSSPHEDKDKDKEKSAIRPSPSPERSSAGPEPPAPTPLLAEQHGGSPQPLATTTLSQEPVNPPSEASPTRGRSPPKSPEKPPQSSSESCPPSPQPTKVSRHASSSPESPKPAPAPGSRREISSSPASKSRSHGRAKRDKSHSHTPSRRVGRSRSPTTTKRGRSRSRTPTKRGHSRSRSPQWRRSRSAQRWGRSRSPQRRGRSRSPQRPGWSRSRNTQRRGRSRSARRGRSHSRSPAARGRSRSRTPARRARSRSRTPARRRSRSRTPARRRSRSRTPARRGRSRSRTPARRRSRTRSPVRRRSRSRSPARRSGRSRSRTPARRRSRSRTPARRGRSRSRTPARRGRSRSRTPVRRGRSRSRTPARRRSRSRSLVRRGRSHSRTPQRRGRSGSSSERKNKSRASQRRSRSNSSPEMKKSRVSSRRSRSLSSPRSKAKSRLSLRRSLSGSSPCPKQKSRTPPRRSRSGSSQPKAKSRTPPRRSRSGSSPPSNQKSKTPSRQSCSSSSPQPKVKSGTPPRQGSVTSPQANEQSATPQIQSRSESSPDPEVKSMTPSRHSCSGSSPPRVKSSTPPRGSRSGSSSPQPKVKAVMSPVQSHSGSSSPSPSRVTSKTPPRQSRSESPCSKMESRLLQRHSRSRSSSPDTKVKPGTPPRQSHSGSTSPCPKVKPQTPSGHSLCGSKSPCSQEKSKDLPAQSSGSFSLCPGVKSTTPPGEMYFVSSSLQQKGQSQTSPDPRSDTSSPDMKRSHSESPSLQSKSHTPLKGGRSRSSSPITELTPRSPTRPDRSELSSPRLKSGMSPEQSKSQSDSFPYPAMDSKSLLGQSRLEPSESKEKTGLLLQEDITVSSPGPRDKSSPFPVQDKSESSPVLRETPKTPSRERGGVGSSPDTKDQSMSAKPSQDEELMEVEKSEESSNQVLSHLSPELKEMAGGNFESSPEIEERPVSLTLDQSQSQTSLEAEVPAVASTWSGPHFSPEHKELSHSSPRENSFGSPLEFRNSGPVAEMNAGFSPEVKEDLNGSFPNQLETDPFVDMKEQSTRSSRRSSSELSPDAVEKAGMSSNQSVSSPVLDAVPRTPSRERSSSASPELKDGLPRTPSRRSRSGSSPGLRDGSGTPSRHSLSGSSPGMKDIPRTPSRGRSECDSSPEPKALPQTPRPRSRSPSSPELNNKCLTPQRERSGSESSVEQKTMARTPLGQRSRSGSSQELDGKPSASPQERSESDSSPDSKAKTRVPLRERSRSGSSPEVDSKARPSPRRSRSGSSPEVKDKLRVAPRAQSGSDSSPEPKAPALRALPRRSRSGSSSKGRGPSPDGSSSSESSPEHPPKSRTARRSSRSSPEPKTKSRTPPRRRSSRSSPELTRKARLSRRSRSASSSPETRSRTPPRRRRSPSVSSPEPAEKSRSSRRRRSASSPRAKTTSRRGRSPSPKPRGLQRSRSRSRREKTRTTRRRDRSGSSQSTSRRRQRSRSRSRVTRRRRGGSGYHSRSPARQESSRTSSRRRRGRSRTPPASRKRSRSRTSPAPWKRSRSRASPATHRRSRSRTPLVSRRRSRSRTSPVSRRRSRSRTSVTRRRSRSRASPVSRRRSRSRTPPVTRRRSRSRTPTRRRSRSRTPPVTRRRSRSRTPPVTRRRSRSRTSPIARRRSRSRTSPVTRRRSRSRTSPVTRRRSRSRTSPVTRRRSRSRTPPAIRRRSRSRTPLLPRKRSRSRSPLAIRRRSRSRTPRTTRGKRSLTRSPPAIRRRSASGSSSDRSRSATPPATRNHSGSRTPPVALNSSRMSCFSRPSMSPTPLDRCRSPGMLEPLGSSRTPMSVLQQAGGSMMDGPGPRIPDHPRTSVPENHAQSRIALALTAISLGTARPPPSMSAAGLAARMSQVPAPVPLMSLRTAPAASLASRIPAASAAAMNLAGARTPAIPTAVNLADSRTPAAAAAMNLASPRTAVAPSAVNLADPRTPAAPAVNLAGARTPAALAALSLTGSGTPPTAANYPSSSRTAQAAAPANLVGPRSAHATAPVNIASSRTPPAMAPASLTSARMAPALSGANLTSPRVPLTAYERVSGRTSPPLLDRARSRTPPGGPGSRTPPSALSQSRMTSERAPSPASRMVQTSSQCVLPPAQDRPRSPVPSAFSDQSRALLAQTTPVAGSQSLSSGTVAKTTSSAGDHNGMLSGPVPGVSHPEGGETPASTGAQQPSALATLQPAKERRSSSSSSSSSSSSSSSSSSSSSSSSSGSSSSDSEGSSLPAQPEVALKRVPSPTPAPKEAVREGRPPEPTPAKRKRRSSSSSSSSSSSSSSSSSSSSSSSSSSSSSSSSSSSSSSTSSSPSPAKPGPQALPKPASPKKPPPGERRSRSPRKPIDSLRDSRSLSYSPAERRRPSPQPSPRDQQSSSERGSRRGQRGDSRSPGHKRRRETPSPRPVRHRSSRSP; from the exons ATGTTGCTGGAGAAGGATGTGAAccctgggggaaaggaagagaccCCAGGGCAGAGGCCAGC GGTAACTGAGACTCACCAGTTGGCAGaactgaatgagaaaaagaatgagcGACTCCGTGCTGCCTTTGGTATCAGTGATTCCTATGTAGATGGCAGCTCTTTTGATCCTCAGCGTCGTGCTCGAGAAGCTAAACAACCAGCTCCAGAGCCTCCCAAACCTTACAG CCTTGTCCGGGAGTCCAGCAGTTCTCGCTCACCAACCCcaaagcaaaagaagaagaaaaagaagaaagatagagGACG CAGGTCAGAGAGCAGCTCTCCTCGACgagagaggaagaagagttcTAAGAAGAAGAAGCACAG GTCAGAATCTGAATCCAAAAAACGGAAGCATAG GTCTCCCACTCCAAAGAGCAAACGTAAATCTAAGGACAAGAAGCGGAAGCG GTCTCGTAGTACAACACCAGCCCCCAAGAGCCGCCGGGCCCACCGTTCAACGTCTGCTGACTCTGCTTCCTCTTCTGATACTTCCCGCAGTCG GTCTCGAAGTGCAGCAGCAAAGACCCATACAATTACCTTGACTGGGCGAAGTCCTTCCCCTGTTTCAGGGCGTCGAGGGGAGGGAGATGCACCTTCTAAGGAACAAGGTACCACCAACACAGGGCAGCCTAGCAGCCCAGAGCCCTCTACAAAGCAGCCTAGCAGTCCTCACGaggacaaagacaaagacaaggaG AAATCTGCAATTCGACCTAGCCCCTCTCCGGAAAGGAGCAGCGCAGGCCCAGAACCACCTGCTCCCACTCCGCTCCTTGCTGAGCAACATGGCGGCTCCCCACAACCCCTTGCAACAACCACCTTAAGTCAGGAGCCAGTGAACCCCCCATCTGAGGCTTCCCCAACCCGGGGCCGTTCACCACCTAAGTCTCCTGAGAAACCTCCCCAGTCGTCTTCAGAGAGCTGCCCACCATCCCCTCAACCTACCAAAGTTTCTCGACATGCCAGCTCTTCCCCTGAAAGTCCTAAACCTGCACCAGCTCCTGGGTCCCGCCGAGAGATTTCTTCTTCTCCCGCATCCAAGAGTCGCTCACATGGCCGAGCAAAGCGGGATAAGTCACATTCTCATACCCCTTCTCGAAGAGTGGGGAGGTCCCGTAGCCCTACCACCACTAAGAGGGGGCGATCTCGGTCTCGAACCCCTACCAAAAGAGGTCATTCTAGGTCCCGGTCCCCTCAGTGGCGTAGGTCCCGGTCTGCACAGAGGTGGGGACGGTCCAGAAGCCCCCAGCGACGTGGTCGTTCTAGGTCTCCTCAGCGACCAGGCTGGTCTAGAAGCAGAAATACCCAGAGAAGAGGCAGGTCTAGATCAGCAAGGCGAGGCAGGTCTCATTCTAGATCCCCAGCCGCTAGGGGCAGATCTCGTTCTAGAACGCCAGCCCGCCGGGCTAGATCTCGCTCTAGAACACCTGCCAGGCGGAGATCACGATCCAGAACACCTGCCAGGCGTAGGTCCCGCTCTAGAACACCAGCCCGGAGAGGCAGGTCTCGGTCTAGGACACCTGCTAGGCGCAGATCTAGGACCCGATCGCCAGTACGACGGAGGTCTCGTAGCAGATCACCAGCCAGGAGAAGTGGCAGGTCACGCTCTAGAACTCCAGCCAGACGTCGGTCACGCTCTAGAACACCAGCCAGGAGAGGGAGGTCTCGGTCTAGGACACCGGCAAGACGAGGACGATCTCGGTCTAGGACACCCGTGAGACGAGGACGATCTCGGTCTAGGACACCAGCAAGACGAAGATCTCGTAGTAGAAGTCTAGTTAGACGAGGAAGATCTCATTCTAGAACACCACAAAGAAGAGGCAGGTCTGGTTCGTCATCAGAGCGGAAGAACAAATCCAGAGCATCACAGAGGAGGAGCAGGTCCAACTCAAGCCCAGAAATGAAAAAATCTCGAGTTTCTTCGAGACGGAGCAGGTCTCTCTCTTCACCGCGGTCCAAAGCAAAATCTCGCTTGTCTTTGAGGCGAAGCCTTTCAGGATCCTCTCCGTGTCCTAAACAAAAGTCTCGGACACCACCAAGGCGCAGTCGCTCGGGATCATCCCAGCCGAAAGCTAAATCTAGAACACCACCAAGGCGAAGTCGTTCTGGTTCTTCTCCTCCTTCTAACCAGAAATCTAAAACACCTTCAAGACAGAGTTGTTCCAGTTCATCTCCTCAACCTAAAGTGAAGTCTGGAACACCACCAAGGCAAGGGTCTGTAACAAGTCCCCAGGCAAATGAACAATCTGCCACACCACAAATACAGAGCCGTTCAGAATCATCACCTGACCCTGAGGTGAAATCTATGACCCCTTCAAGACATAGCTGCTCTGGGTCCTCTCCTCCTAGAGTGAAATCTAGCACCCCTCCAAGAGGGAGCCGCTCTGGATCGTCATCTCCACAACCCAAAGTAAAGGCAGTAATGTCGCCAGTCCAAAGTCATTCTGGCTCCTCTTCTCCAAGTCCTAGTAGGGTAACCTCTAAAACACCGCCAAGGCAAAGCAGATCAGAGTCTCCTTGCTCCAAGATGGAATCTAGATTGTTGCAAAGACACAGCCGTTCTAGGTCCTCTTCACCAGATACCAAAGTGAAACCTGGAACACCACCAAGACAAAGTCACTCAGGGTCTACTTCACCATGCCCTAAAGTTAAGCCCCAAACTCCATCAGGGCACAGTCTTTGTGGATCTAAGTCCCCATGTTCCCAAGAGAAGTCTAAAGACTTACCAGCACAAAGTTCtggatccttctctctctgtccaggAGTAAAGTCTACCACACCACCAGGAGAAATGTATTTTGTCTCCTCTTCTCTGCAACAGAAAGGACAATCACAGACTTCACCAGACCCTAGATCTGATACTTCAAGTCCAGACATGAAACGGAGTCACTCTGAGTCTCCGTCTCTGCAGAGCAAATCTCACACACCTCTTAAGGGTGGCCGGTCCAGGTCCTCATCTCCAATCACTGAACTGACCCCCAGATCTCCAACGAGACCAGACAGAAGTGAATTGTCAAGCCCTAGGCTAAAATCTGGAATGTCTCCTGAGCAGAGCAAGTCTCAGTCTGACTCTTTCCCATATCCTGCCATGGACTCTAAATCTCTTTTGGGGCAGAGTAGATTGGAGCCTTCTGagtcaaaagagaaaacaggcttACTCCTTCAGGAAGATATTACTGTGTCATCTCCTGGACCAAGAGACAAATCTAGTCCTTTCCCAGTGCAGGATAAATCTGAGTCCTCACCAGTACTCAGAGAGACACCTAAAACCCCATCAAGGGAAAGAGGTGGTGTTGGGTCATCCCCAGATACAAAAGACCAAAGTATGTCAGCTAAGCCAAGCCAAGATGAGGAATTAATGGAGGTCGAGAAATCTGAAGAATCCTCAAACCAGGTCCTCTCTCATTTGTCTCCAGAACTTAAAGAAATGGCTGGAGGTAATTTTGAATCCTCACCTGAAATAGAAGAAAGACCTGTGTCTTTGACTCTTGACCAAAGCCAGTCACAGACTTCTTTGGAAGCAGAAGTCCCTGCAGTGGCCTCAACTTGGAGTGGGCCACATTTTTCTCCAGAGCATAAAGAGCTGTCTCATTCGTCCCCGAGGGAGAATAGCTTTGGATCACCTTTAGAATTTAGAAACTCAGGCCCTGTTGCAGAAATGAATGCTGGATTTTCTCCTGAGGTTAAAGAAGATTTGAATGGATCTTTTCCTAATCAGCTGGAGACAGATCCATTTGTAGACATGAAAGAACAATCTACAAGGTCCTCCAGACGCAGCAGTTCTGAGTTATCACCAGATGCAGTGGAAAAAGCAGGAATGTCTTCAAATCAGAGTGTTTCTTCACCAGTGCTCGATGCTGTACCCAGAACACCATCGAGGGAAAGAAGTAGCTCTGCATCTCCTGAACTGAAAGACGGTTTACCCAGAACCCCCTCAAGGAGAAGCAGGTCTGGGTCTTCTCCAGGACTTAGAGATGGGTCTGGGACTCCCTCGAGGCACAGCTTATCTGGGTCCTCTCCTGGAATGAAAGATATACCTAGAACACCGTCTAGGGGGAGAAGTGAATGTGATTCTTCTCCAGAACCAAAAGCTTTGCCCCAGACTCCTAGGCCAAGGAGTCGTTCTCCATCATCTCCAGAGCTCAACAACAAGTGTCTTACCCCCCAGAGAGAACGAAGTGGGTCAGAGTCGTCAgttgaacagaagaccatggctaGGACTCCTCTTGGACAGAGAAGTCGATCTGGGTCTTCTCAAGAACTTGATGGGAAGCCCAGTGCATCCCCTCAAGAAAGAAGTGAATCAGACTCTTCTCCAGATTCCAAAGCTAAGACACGAGTACCACTTAGAGAAAGGAGTCGGTCTGGGTCGTCTCCAGAGGTTGATAGCAAAGCCCGGCCTTCTCCTCGCCGTAGTAGGTCTGGCTCATCCCCTGAAGTTAAAGATAAGCTGAGAGTGGCACCCAGGGCACAGAGCGGTTCTGATTCTTCTCCTGAACCCAAGGCTCCTGCCCTTCGAGCTCTTCCCAGACGAAGCAGGTCAGGTTCATCAAGCAAAGGCAGAGGCCCTTCTCCTGACGGAAGCAGCAGTTCAGAGTCCTCTCCAGAACACCCACCCAAATCCAGAACTGCTAGAAGAAGCTCTAGGTCATCACCAGAGCCCAAGACCAAGTCCCGCACTCCACCTCGCCGTCGCAGCTCTAGATCGTCTCCTGAGCTGACTAGGAAGGCCAGGCTGTCTCGTAGAAGCCGCTCTGCATCGTCCTCACCAGAGACCCGTTCTAGAACCCCCCCGAGACGTCGAAGAAGTCCTTCAGTGTCTTCCCCAGAGCCAGCTGAAAAGTCAAGATCCTCACGCCGGCGGCGCTCAGCTTCATCCCCCCGTGCTAAGACAACTTCAAGGAGAGGCCGTTCTCCTTCACCAAAGCCTCGTGGGCTTCAGAGATCCCGTTCCCGctcaaggagagagaaaaccagaaCAACTCGACGTCGAGATAGGTCTGGATCTTCTCAGTCAACTTCGCGGAGAAGACAGCGGAGCCGGTCGAGGTCTCGGGTCACTCGTCGGCGGAGGGGAGGCTCTGGTTACCACTCAAGGTCACCTGCCCGGCAGGAGAGTTCCCGAACTTCTTCCCGACGCCGAAGAGGCCGGTCTCGGACACCCCCAGCCAGTCGGAAGCGGTCCCGCTCTCGTACATCACCAGCTCCATGGAAACGCTCACGGTCTCGGGCCTCTCCAGCCACTCACCGGCGGTCCAGGTCCAGAACACCTTTGGTCAGTCGCCGTAGGTCCAGGTCTCGAACTTCACCAGTCAGTCGGAGACGATCAAGGTCCAGGACATCGGTGACTCGACGAAGGTCTCGATCCAGAGCATCGCCAGTGAGTCGAAGGCGATCCAGGTCTAGAACGCCACCAGTAACCCGCCGTCGTTCAAGATCCAGAACCCCAACACGCCGGCGCTCCCGTTCTAGAACTCCACCGGTGACTCGAAGAAGGTCCAGATCTAGGACTCCACCAGTGACCAGGAGGCGATCTCGAAGCAGAACTTCCCCTATCGCTCGCAGGAGATCGAGATCCAGAACGTCTCCAGTCACCCGTAGGAGATCTCGATCTCGCACATCTCCTGTAACTCGAAGGAGGTCCCGCTCTCGAACCTCTCCGGTGACACGCCGCCGATCTCGGTCCCGAACGCCTCCTGCTATTCGGCGTCGCTCTAGATCTCGGACCCCATTGTTGCCACGCAAGCGTTCTCGAAGTCGCTCTCCCCTTGCTATCCGTCGCCGTTCCAGATCCCGTACTCCACGAACAACTCGGGGCAAACGGTCCTTAACGAGATCTCCTCCCGCCATCCGAAGACGTTCTGCATCTGGAAGTAGTTCTGATCGTTCACGTTCTGCTACTCCTCCGGCAACGAGAAATCATTCTGGTTCTCGGACCCCTCCAGTAGCGCTCAATAGCTCCAGAATGAGCTGTTTCAGTCGTCCTAGCATGTCACCAACTCCTCTGGACCGCTGTCGATCACCTGGAATGCTGGAACCCCTTGGCAGCTCTAGAACACCTATGTCTGTCCTGCAACAAGCCGGTGGCTCCATGATGGATGGTCCAGGTCCCCGAATTCCTGATCACCCGAGAACATCTGTGCCAGAAAATCACGCACAGTCTAGAATCGCACTTGCCCTGACAGCCATCAGTCTTGGCACTGCTCGGCCACCTCCATCCATGTCTGCTGCTGGCCTTGCTGCAAGAATGTCCCAAGTCCCAGCTCCAGTGCCTCTCATGAGTCTCAGAACGGCCCCAGCTGCCAGTCTTGCCAGCAGGATTCCTGCAGCTTCTGCAGCAGCGATGAATCTGGCCGGTGCCAGGACACCTGCCATACCAACAGCAGTGAACCTGGCTGACTCCAGAACGCCAGCTGCGGCGGCAGCCATGAACTTGGCCAGCCCCAGAACAGCAGTGGCACCTTCTGCTGTGAACCTCGCTGACCCTCGCacccctgcagccccagctgtGAATCTAGCAGGAGCCAGAACCCCGGCTGCCTTGGCAGCTCTGAGTCTCACCGGCTCTGGCACTCCCCCGACCGCTGCAAACTATCCCTCCAGCTCCAGAACAGCCCAGGCTGCAGCCCCTGCAAACCTGGTGGGTCCTAGATCTGCACATGCTACAGCTCCTGTGAATATTGCCAGCTCCAGAACCCCTCCAGCCATGGCACCTGCAAGCCTCACCAGTGCTAGAATGGCTCCAGCCTTGTCTGGTGCAAACCTTACCagcccccgggtgcccctcacTGCTTACGAACGTGTTAGCGGTAGAACCTCACCGCCACTTCTTGACCGAGCCAGATCCAGAACCCCACCAGGAGGCCCAGGCTCCAGAACCCCACCATCTGCCCTCAGCCAGTCTAGAATGACCTCTGAGCGGGCTCCCTCTCCTGCTTCTAGAATGGTCCAGACTTCCTCCCAGTGTGTTCTTCCTCCAGCTCAGGATCGACCTAGGTCCCCTGTGCCATCTGCTTTTTCTGACCAGTCCCGAGCTTTGCTTGCCCAGACCACCCCTGTAGCAGGGTCTCAGTCCCTCTCCTCTGGGACGGTGGCAAAGACCACGTCCTCTGCTGGTGACCACAACGGCATGCTCTCTGGTCCTGTCCCTGGGGTGTCCCACCCTGAGGGTGGGGAAACACCGGCCTCCACGGGGGCCCAGCAGCCTTCTGCATTGGCCACCCTGCAGCCGGCAAAGGAGCGGCGgagttcctcctcctcctcctcatccagctcctcctcttcatcctcgTCAtcgtcctcttcctcctcctcttcctccggTTCCAGTTCTAGCGACTCGGAGGGCTCTAGCCTTCCTGCTCAACCTGAGGTAGCGCTGAAGAG ggtccccagccccaccccagcccccaaggAGGCTGTTCGAGAGGGACGTCCTCCGGAGCCGACCCCGGCCAAGCGGAAGAGGCGCTCCAGTAGCTCCAgttccagctcctcctcctcctcttcctcctcctcttcctcttcctcctcctcttcttcctcctcctcctcctcctcttcttcctcctcctcttcctcctctactTCTTCATCCCCCTCCCCCGCTAAGCCTGGCCCTCAGGCCTTGCCCAAACCTGCAAGCCCCAAGAAGCCACCCCCCGGCGAGCGGAG